The Candidatus Auribacterota bacterium genomic interval GGATGAAACGATCATCAGCAATGTCGAGTTCCAGGCATCGCTGCAGGCCAGGGGGGTCACGTATTCGGGCCAGGCATGGGATGAATGGTGTAATAAAGGAAAGGCGACCGCCCTTCCCGGCGCCAGGGAGTTCTGCGCCGCGGTCAGGGAGCGCGGGGGGAAGGTGGTCATCATCACGAATCGGCAGGAAGCCGTGGGGAAGGCCACCCTCAGGAATCTGGACGAGCTCGGTTTCACCTACGATGCGTGTCTCTTCCGTGAGGGCCCCTATCGCGCGGACCGGTCGAAGGCCGTGCGCCGGGCCGATGTGGAGGGAGGGGCCCTGAAGACCCTGCCCGAGGGAAAGCGCCTTCCCCCGCTCAAGATTCTGATGCTGGTCGGTGATCAGACCCACGATCTCTACAACGATAAAGAGATGGGTTTCAAGGATGTGAGAGAGCGGTTCGGCAGGGACCTGGTGATCATGCCCAACCCAATGTATGGCGACTGGGAGAAGGGGGGAACCTTTGTTGAGGCGGTCGGAGAGGCATCGGGGGCTCCCACAGGGAAGCGGGCGGTGGTTCATTCCACATCGCCGTGACGGACTTGGGAAGCATTGTGCAGATTAGAGATTGTGCCGCGGATGAACGCGGATGGAACCGCAGTTTAAAGTGTAAGGCTTAAAGTTTAGAGTGGGGGCAGTTGAAATCTGCGTCAATCCGCGCAGATCCGCGGCTGGTTCTCTCAATATAGTGCTCGCCCCCGCCGCCGCTTTCTGGTACAATTCGCGAAACTCGACCAGGACCGGGGCGATGCTGCCCACCTTAGAAACGATCAAGAAATTGCCCAAGGTGCTTTTACACGACCACCTCGATGGCGGCCTGCGGATTGACACGGTTATCGAGCTGGCGAAGAAGGAGCGCTATCCCCTCCCCTCTGACGATCCCCGAGAGCTCCTCGATTGGTTCCACCGCGGCGCGAACCGGGGGGATCTCAAACTCTACCTCGAAACGTTCAAGGTGATCTATGCCGTTCTCCAGACAGAGGGAGCGCTCGAGCGCGTGGCCTACGAATCGATCCTCGACCTGAAGCAAGACAACACTGTCTATGTCGAGACGCGGTTCGCCCCGTTCTTCCACACGAAAAGGGGGCTGACGCACGACGAGATCATGGAGGCGGTGCTCAAGGGGCTGCGCCAGGGATCGAGGGAGACGGGGATATCGTTCGGCCTCATCGTCTGCTCCATGCGCGGCACGGAGTGGGCGGTGCCGATGGCGGAGCTCGCCGTGAAGTACCGGGAAAAGGGCGCCGTCGCGTTCGATCTCGCCGGGGACGAGGCGGGCTACCCTGCCAAGAAGTATATCGAGGCGTTCCACTACTGCCAGCGGGAAAACTTCAACATCACCATTCACGCGGGTGAGGCGTTCGGCGCGGAATCGATCTGGCAGGCGCTCCAGTGGTGCGGCGCGCACCGCATCGGACATGGGACACGCCTCGTGGATGATTTCGTTATAGAAAAGGGGAGGGTGGTGGGAATGGGCACGCTCGCCCAGTACGTGCTGGACAAGCGCATCCCGCTGGAATGCTGCCTGAGCAGCAACATTCACACGGCCGCCGCGGAGAGCTTCGCCTCGCACCCCTTCCGCCTCTTCTACACGAACCGCTTCCGCGTCACGCTCAATACCGACAATCGTTTGATGAGCGACACCTCGATGAGCAAAGAGCTGGATATCGCGGCGCGCGCGTACAATCTCACCATGCGCGACCTTGAAATCCTCACGCTCAACGCGATGAAGAGCGCGTTCGTCCACTATGATGAGCGGTGCGACATCATCTATAAGGTAATCAAGCCGGCCTTCGCGAAGCTTAAGTTACCAAGAAATACCTGACTTGTCAAGCCCCGATGCTTTAGCTGATGCTTTGGCGGGCAATCGCTTTGTATGCCTCTGCTCCGATTCAATTGGCAGACCCTGCACATAATAAACGGGACTAGCGCGGGCATTAATGACATTGATCTGCCCTGTAAAAATCGGTTGACAAAAGTTGACAATAATCCACGGCATTTGGCATAATACCGACATGAATAAATCCCTTAATATCTCTGTTTTTAAAGACGCTCTCATCAGGGCCGGAATGAACCAATCGGACTTGGCGGATAAGCTGAACGTTTCCAGAGAGGCGGTATCAAAATGGGTTCAGGGTGGGGCATTCCCTCAGCCAGATAAACTGCTACGTATAGGGATGCTCCTGAAGTTGTCATTTGAGCAACTAGTTACAGTGGCATCGCCTACGCTTGTTCCAATCGTCACATTCCGAAGAAAGGCCCGCACGAAGACAAGAGACGAACACCTCGACAGCGCTCGCGAAACCGGCGAATTACTCAAACAATTGGTGAAATACCTGCCCGGTCAGGACTTGACTCAGCCTCCCACACTCAAAAATCCGATAAACAGCTACGATTACATCCAACGGGTAGCTGCGGATGTGCGTAAAGAGATGGGCCTGATGGGGAAGGAACGTATTGATTTTAAGGACATTATCGCTAAGTTCGACCGGCTTCACGCCGTGATCATCCCGGTCTTGTGGGGAGCCAGAGAATATCATGGTAATGCCCTGAATATTCACCTGCCCGACTCGAAGACGACTTGGATATTTCTAAACTTGGATAGCAATACTGTTGACTTCAAGTTCTGGATGGCTCATGAACTGGGCCATTCATTCGCGCCCACGCTTTCCGGAGAAGCTGGCGAGGATTTCGCCGACAGTTTCGCACAAGCTCTGCTTTTCCCTGAATCACATGCTGACAAACTTCATAATGTTTTACAGAGGATTCCCGGCATCGGGGCCAGGATCGAACGTGTCCGATCCGAGGCCATAAAGCATGTGATTTCGCCTTACACGATCCGCCTAGCATTGGAGGGATATGAACAAGCACGAGGCATCCCGAAAACTAAACTCGGTGACCTCTCGCCGTTCATGGGTTCGGTCGTGAACTTTGGGAAGAGATACCCTACTATTTCAAAGACTTTGTTCAGACGCCTTCCGCCAAAACCAGCCGACTATATCGACGTGGCCCGGTCTGTGTTCGAAAGCCAATTCTTTGACGCGCTATCCGAATTCTGCAAAAATGAGCAGGGGGCAGAACACTTCATTCACCGCGTGCTCGGGGTTTCCCTGGCAGACGCTAAAGCCCTGTCGGTGGAACTCCGGAAATGAGCACGCCGCCCCAGGTCATTCTTCTCGACAGCAACGCCTATTTTCGAATGGCTCGCTCCATTCATCCGTTGTTGCAGGAAACATTTGGGACGAGCCCTCGCTATTCTCTATTTGTCCTAGCAGACCTCGATGATGAGTATCTCACAAGCTCGCGATTGCAGAACAAGTTTGAGTGGGTGACTAATACGGAGTACAAGCAAGATAGACTGGCAAAGCGTTACGAATACCGTGGAAAACTTCGCAAGCAAGTTGAGAACGCCTTCTCATTTTTGTCGGCCTACTCAAAGATCCATGCTTTGAACCTCGCTCACGAGGATTTGAAAGCATTAGCAATCGGATTCGCTCGCGGATTCCCTGTTGTGAGCGACGATGCAGGTCTTCGCAAGGTTGCTCAAGCGCATCATATCGAATGTTGGAGTATGGTCAAACTACTGAAAGTGATGCTCGTAGCCGGTCGAATTGACATTGTGTTGATTAGGAAATTATTTGAATACCTTGACTACGAGAATGACCTCCCGATGGCAAAGAAGGAACTTCGCAAGTTGTTCAAGGATTACTTCGGGACAGATTGCTCTGTCTAGGGCAAAGGGACATTGAAAGCAATAGTAAGTACTGGATAGTCTAATTCATAGTGGTACAATAAATGGAGGAAGGTTACTGTCGATCATTCCAGCAACTATATATACTATACGTTAGGTGGGGCAAAAAAGGAGTCGACCATTGTCTCAATGGGAACAGATTATCCAACGCATCGCTGATCCCTAGCATAGACAAAATTGATGATATGACGACTACACTGCCTAGTAGCGAGGAAATATTGCAGGCTATACGAACGTCGGCGAAAGCTCTTGGCCGCCCCCCTTCCCGTCGTGAGTTTAAGAGCCACTCAGGCATGACTGAGTATCAAGTACTCAAGCATTTTCCGAGTTGGCGTGAGGCAGTGCGTGCCGCTGGTCTCGAACCGAACAGCACCAACCAGCCGCTTGATCCTGCTGTCCTTTTGGAAGACTGGGGCGAATATGTGCGGAAGTATCGCAGAATACCGACAAGAAACCAGTATCGAAGTGAAGGCACATATAGTGCTGGCGTATTCGATAGGAAAATAGGCACATGGTCTAGCATTCCTTCCAAGTTCCGTGCTTTTGCCGAAGGGCGTCCCGAGTGGGCTGACGTTGTTGCGCTCTTACCGATTGAGGTAGCCCGCCCTCGATCTGGCGCCGTGTTTTCAATGACCCCAAGTACCACAGTGACCTCGCCATCCATATCTTCACAACATAAAAGACATGCAAAGCTAGACGCTCGCCCAACTTATGGCAATCCGATTGATTTTCGCGGTCTTCGACATGAACCTGTTAATGAGGACGGTGTCGTATTTCTCTTTGGAATGGTTGCGCGAGAGCTTGGGTACCTAGTTGAGGCGGTACAAGCTGGTTTTCCAGATTGCGAGGCAAAGAGACAAGTTGACGCAGGGAAGTGGCAACGCGTCCGCATAGAATTTGAGTTCGAGAGTAAAGCGTTCCGAGATCACGGACATTCTCTAGAAGGATGTGATGTAATCGTGTGTTGGAAGCATAACTGGCCTGATTGTCCCCCTCATCTCGAAGTTGTTGAATTGA includes:
- a CDS encoding adenosine deaminase, whose amino-acid sequence is MGAVEICVNPRRSAAGSLNIVLAPAAAFWYNSRNSTRTGAMLPTLETIKKLPKVLLHDHLDGGLRIDTVIELAKKERYPLPSDDPRELLDWFHRGANRGDLKLYLETFKVIYAVLQTEGALERVAYESILDLKQDNTVYVETRFAPFFHTKRGLTHDEIMEAVLKGLRQGSRETGISFGLIVCSMRGTEWAVPMAELAVKYREKGAVAFDLAGDEAGYPAKKYIEAFHYCQRENFNITIHAGEAFGAESIWQALQWCGAHRIGHGTRLVDDFVIEKGRVVGMGTLAQYVLDKRIPLECCLSSNIHTAAAESFASHPFRLFYTNRFRVTLNTDNRLMSDTSMSKELDIAARAYNLTMRDLEILTLNAMKSAFVHYDERCDIIYKVIKPAFAKLKLPRNT
- a CDS encoding helix-turn-helix transcriptional regulator, whose amino-acid sequence is MNKSLNISVFKDALIRAGMNQSDLADKLNVSREAVSKWVQGGAFPQPDKLLRIGMLLKLSFEQLVTVASPTLVPIVTFRRKARTKTRDEHLDSARETGELLKQLVKYLPGQDLTQPPTLKNPINSYDYIQRVAADVRKEMGLMGKERIDFKDIIAKFDRLHAVIIPVLWGAREYHGNALNIHLPDSKTTWIFLNLDSNTVDFKFWMAHELGHSFAPTLSGEAGEDFADSFAQALLFPESHADKLHNVLQRIPGIGARIERVRSEAIKHVISPYTIRLALEGYEQARGIPKTKLGDLSPFMGSVVNFGKRYPTISKTLFRRLPPKPADYIDVARSVFESQFFDALSEFCKNEQGAEHFIHRVLGVSLADAKALSVELRK